The window AGTACCGGGCCCAGGAAAACCTGGTGCGCATCTGCGCCGAGCACCAGGTCGAATTGCTGCTGTTCCACGGCCGTGGCGGCACGGTGGGCCGCGGCGGTGGCCCGGCCCACGCGGCGATCCTGTCGCAGCCACCGGGTTCGGTGGCGGGGCGCTTCCGCACCACCGAGCAGGGCGAGATGATCCGCTTCAAGTTCGGCTTGCCGGGTATCGCCGAGCAGAACCTGAACCTGTACCTGGCTGCGGTGCTGGAAGCCACCTTGTTGCCACCGCCACCACCGCAGCCGGCCTGGCGCGAGGTGATGGACCAGCTTGCCGCCGATGGCGTCAAGGCCTACCGCGGCGTGGTGCGGGAGAACCCCGATTTTGTCGAGTACTTCCGCCAGTCGACCCCGGAGCAGGAACTGGGGCGCCTGCCGCTGGGCAGCCGACCGGCCAAGCGCCGCGCCGGTGGCATCGAAAGCCTGCGGGCCATCCCGTGGATCTTCGGCTGGACCCAGACCCGCCTGATGCTGCCAGCCTGGCTTGGTTGGGAAACGGCATTGAACAATGCCCTGGCCCGTGGCCAGGGTGAACTGCTGGCGCAGATGCGCGAGCAATGGCCGTTCTTCCGCACCCGCATCGACATGCTCGAGATGGTGCTGGCCAAGGCCGATGCGCAGATCGCCGAGGCCTACGACGAACGTCTAGTGCAACCGCACCTGCTGCCTTTGGGTGCGCACCTGCGCGACCTATTGTCGCAGTCGTGCCAGGTGGTACTGGGCCTTACCGGGCAGCCGGTGCTACTGGCGCACAGCCCCGAGACGCTGGAATTCATCAGCCTGCGCAATACCTACCTGGACCCGTTGCACCGCCTGCAGGCCGAGTTGCTGGCCCGCTCGCGCAGCCGCGAAGCCGCTCTGGACAGCCCGTTGGAGCAGGCCTTGCTGGTGACTGTGGCGGGTATTGCAGCCGGCCTGCGCAACACCGGCTGAGGGTAGGCCCGGGGCGCACAGGGCAGGTGCCGTGCGGGGGATGCAAGTGGGCGAAGAGGGTGGTTGCGCCGGGCGCAACCGCCTGCCAGGCCAGCCGTAGGTGGCGCAATCCTGCAACTTTGGGACGCTTGTCTGGCTGCCGGGCGCTGTGTATCTTGAGCAGCCTTCTGACCGATTTATGGTCATACCCGATTTTCCGGACTTGGCCCTGGTCGCCGAATCCATTGAATTTCATAACAAAATTTGAGGAGCACGAGATGCGCGTAATTCTGCTGGGAGCTCCCGGGGCCGGTAAAGGTACTCAGGCAAAGTTCATCACCGAAAAGTTCGGTATCCCCCAGATCTCCACCGGTGACATGCTGCGTGCCGCCGTCAAGGCCGGTACCCCGCTGGGCCTGGAACTGAAGAAAGTCATGGATGCCGGCCAGCTGGTCTCCGACGAGTTGATCATCAGCCTGGTCAAGGAGCGCATCGCCCAGCCTGATTGCGCCAAGGGCTGCCTGTTCGACGGCTTCCCACGCACCATCCCGCAAGCCGAAGCCATGGTCGCTGCCGGTGTCGACATCGACGCCGTGGTCGAAATCGCCGTGGACGACGAGGAAATCGTCGGCCGCATGGCTGGCCGCCGCGTGCACCTGGCTTCGGGCCGCACCTACCACATTCAGTACAACCCGCCGAAAGTGGAAGGCAAGGACGACGAGACTGGTGAAGACCTGATCCAGCGTGATGACGACAAGGAAGAGACCGTTCGCCATCGCCTGTCGGTTTACCACAGCCAGACCAAGCCGCTGGTGGACTTCTACCAGAAGCTGTCGGCGGCCAATGCCGGCAAGCCGAAGTACAGCCACATCGAAGGCGTCGGCTCGGTCGAAGCCATCACCGCCAAGGTCCTGGCAGCCCTGAGCTGATCCAGCGCCTGACGCACCTCGACAACGGCCCGCTTGCGGGCCGTTGTCGTTTTTGGCCCTGTTGCCACATGCGATCCCTGTAGGAGCGGCCTTGTGTCGCGATGGGGCGCGCAGCGGCCCCAAAAAACTTAGCTTCGCCGCGAAAATTGCAGGGGCCGCTTTGCGGCCCATCGCGACACAAGGCCGCTCCTACAGGGACGGCGCCAGCCGAGCGGGCAATGGCCGCACAGCGGCCCCTTGCGGACACAACGCCGCGGCTGCTCTATACTGCCGCTCTTTTCCCCCTAGTACCTGGATACCCGTTCGATGACCACCCTGCTGGCCCTGGATACCGCTACCGAAGCCTGTTCCGTCGCACTGCTGCATGACGGCAAGGTAACCAGCCATTACGAGGTGATCCCGCGCATGCATGCCCAGAAGCTGCTGCCGATGATCAAGCAGCTGCTGGCCGAATCCGGCGTGGCGCTGAATGCGCTGGATGCCATCGCCTTTGGCCGTGGCCCGGGCGCTTTCACCGGCGTGCGCATTGCCATCGGGGTGGTCCAGGGCCTGGCCTTCGCACTGGAGCGCCCGGTTTTGCCGGTGTCCAACCTGGCCGCACTGGCCCAGGGCGCGCTGCGTGAACACGGTGTACAGCAAGTGGCGGCCGCCATTGATGCGCGCATGGATGAAGTGTATTGGGGCTGCTACCAGGCCGCCGAAGGTGAAATGCGCCTGGTCGGCCAGGAGGCAGTGCTGCCGCCCGAGCAGGTGGCGCTGCCGGTGGGCAGCGCTGGCGAGTGGTTCGGCGCCGGTACCGGTTGGGGCTATGCCGAGCGCCTGGCGGTGCAGGTGGCCGCCAGCAATGCCAGTGCCTTGCCCAACGCCCTTGACATCCTCAGCCTGGCCAGCTTTGCCTGGGCACGCGGCGAGGCGATCGTTGCCGAACAGGCGCAACCGGTCTACCTGCGCGATAATGTAGCGACACCCAAGAAGCGCTGAGTGTTGTTCGTCGGTTATCGCCGATGACACTAAAACCTTTTGCGCGATCTGTGGTCCAGTTATCACTCGAGCATTAGCGATGGAACCCTGATGCTGCTAGATTGCCATCATTGGTTCTGAGTGCTCATGCCATGCGTATCGACGGTTTCTCATCACAGTCCTATCCGATCAAGCGCACGCCGCGCAAGGCAGCTGTGCGTGACGAGGCCATCGATGATGCCGAGGTGATCGAGGAGGTCGAGACCGCCCCTCAGGAAACCACCGCTCGCCGCCGCAGTGGTGGCCTGCCAGCACGCCAGCAGGACATGATCTTCCCCCGCGCCCGTGACCGCCGCACCGCTACCGCATTGGCCAGCTACCTGAGCACTGCCGGTTTTACCGACTGGGACATGGAAGTACTGGGGCTCGACCTGTACATTTAGTGGATGAGTCCATCACCACTGCCTTATTTTCTCGGTTGCCCGTCATGGAGCGAAAACGCCTGGCGCGACTACCTGTATCCCGCCGACGCCAACAGCGGTGAAATGCTCGGCTACTACAGCCAGGTGTTCAACGCCGTCGAGGGCAATACCACTTTCTACGCACGCCCCGCACCAGGCACTATTGCGCGCTGGGCGCAGATCATGCCCGAACACTTTCGCTTCACTGCCAAGTTCCCCCGGGACATCAGCCATGAAGGCGACCTGCGTGATCAGCTGGAACCGGCCTCTGACTTCACCCGCCTGATGGCCCCGTTGGGCCAGCGCGTAGCGCCATACTGGCTGCAGTTGCCGGCCCAGTTCAGCCCAGCACGGCTGGGCGAGCTTTGCCACTTCCTTGACGAAGTCGGAGTGCCGGTGGCCGTGGAGGTGCGTAACCAGGCTTTCTTCGCCAAGGGTGAAGAAGAGCGGTTGCTCAACCGCCTGCTGCATGAGCGCGGTGTGGAGCGTATCTGCCTGGACCCGCGCGCCTTGTTCAGCTGCACCTCTCGTGAACCTGCCGTGCTGCATGCGCAGGCGAAGAAGCCCAAAGTACCGCCTCGCCCGGCAGCCTTCACCCAGCACCCGCAGGTGCGCTTCATCGGCCACCCGCAGCTGGAGGCCAACGAGGCCTTTCTTACCCCCTGGGTGGACAAGGTCGCCGCCTGGATCGAGGAAGGCCGCAACCCCTACATCTTCCTGCACACCTCGGACAACCGATTGGCCGCGGCATTGGCCCAGCGCTTTCATCAACGCCTGATGCAGCGCCTGCCGGGCCTTGCCGCGTTGCCGGAATTGCCGCGCACCCCCGCGGTCGAACAATTGGGGCTACTCTGACCTTCCCCTGACTGCCGGAGGTTGAACCATGGATGTGCAAACCCTGCGAGCCGAAGCCTTCAAGGCCCTGCACGAGCGTGACAGCGCCTTCGTCATCCCCAACCCGTGGGATGCCGGCTCGGCCAAGTTGCTGGCCAGCCTGGGCTTCGAGGCGCTGGCCACCACCAGTGCAGGCCTGGCTTTCAGCCTGGGCCGTCCGGACGCCGAAGGCGCCTTGAGCCTGGACGATACCCTTGATAATGCCGGGGAGATCGTCGATGCCACCCCGCTGCCGGTGGCTGCCGACTTGGAGAACGGCTTTGGTGACCTGCCCGAAGATTGTGCCCAGACCATCCTGCGCGCTGCCGAGGCTGGCCTGGTAGGCGGTTCCATCGAAGATGCCAGTGGCCGCAGTGAAGCGCCCATCTACGACTCCGGGCTGGCCGTGGAGCGCATTCGTGCAGCTGTGCAGGCAGCGCGTAGCCTGTCGTTCCCGTTCACCCTGTGCGCCCGGGCAGAGAACCTGCTGCACGGGCGCATGGACCTGGACGACACCATCCTGCGCCTGCAGGCCTATGCCGAGGCCGGTGCTGATGTGCTGTACGCGCCAGGGCTGCGGACTGTCGAGGAAATCCGCGCGGTGGTGCAGGCCCTCGCGCCGCGGCCGGTGAATGTGCTGATGGGCATGGCGGGCGTGCCGCTGAGCGTCAACCAGTTGCAGGACCTGGGTGTACGCCGCATCAGCGTCGGCTCGTCGCTTGCCCGTGCCGCGTTGGGGGCCTTCCACCGTGCCGCGCTGGAGATTCGCGATGAGGGCACCTTCGGCTATGGGGAGCAGGCGCTGCCATTCGCCAAACTCAACGACCTGTTCCGCCGCTGATGAGGGCCGTGCTGGCGTTGCTGGCCAGCCTGTCGCTGCTTGCGGGGCTGGCCTGGCACCTGGGTTGGCGGCTGCCCGCCGCGTGGAACCCGTGGGCGCCGCTCGACGTGCGTCAGCCCCCCAACCTGCTGACCCCGTACAAGTTGTCTCGCCTTCGCGATGACCCGACGCTGTGTCGCCTGGCACTTCAAACCAGCCAGCTGCGCTACCGGGCACAAGCCGACAGTTCGGCTACTGCCAACTGCCCATTGCGGAACGTATGGCGTATCGACGGTGGTCAGGCGCGGCTCGGCGGCAGCTTCCTGGCCAGTTGTCCGTTGGCAGTGGCGTATGCACTGTTCGAAAACCATGGGCTGCAGCCTGTGGCGCAACGGGTGTTGGGGCAGCCGGTGGTTCAGATCGACCACCTGGGCAGTTTTGCCTGCCGCAATGTCTACCACCGCAAGCAGGGCCGGCTGAGCCAGCACGCCACGGCCGATGCCCTGGACATCAGTGGCTTTCGCCTGCGGGACGGCCAGCGCATCGTCCTTGCGCGGGACTGGCAGGCGGGCGGGCAGAAAGCGGAATTCCTTCGTCAGGTGCAGCGGGCGGCCTGTGACAGCTTCAGCACGGTACTGGGGCCGGACTACAACGCTGCACACCACAACCACTTTCATATGGACATGGGCCGCTGGCAGATCTGTCGCTGAGCGTGGGCGCGTTCAGGCGTGGGCGCGCACATTGTTAAGCACCACCGGGCGTGCCCAGTGGATGTCGAACTCCAGGTCGTTCTGTTGCTTGGCCAGGGTGGCGTCATCGAACGGTTCGGGCGCCGGGTCCAGCAGGTGGGTCTCGAACTCGGCGATCGGCAGGAACAGCGAGCGCGGAGCAGGGCCGGGGCCGGGCTCGGCAATCGGGTGACCTTGGCTCATCACCACCGGGCGTAGCCAGCTGTTGCTGATATCGAGCTGGCGCTGCTGCTCGATCAGCTCGACTGCGCTGAACGGCTCGGGGGCGGGCGGCAGCAGGTTGGCTTCGAGTTCTGCCTTGGGCAGGAACAGTGGCTCGGGCGGTGCCACGATGGTGTCATGCACCGGGCAGGCACGCTGGGCGTCGATCAGGGCTAGCGCCCGGGCGCCGCCGATCGGCTCGCCACTGCTCTGGTCGTATTGCACGAACGACTGGCTGACGCTGTCTACGGGCTCTTCCTGCTGCTCGGCCATGGCCCGGGCAAAGAAATCCTGCCACAGGTGGCTGACGCCCCCGAGTGCCTGGGTGTTGTGCTGACTGTAGTTGCCGACAGGCGACAGGTAGGTCAAGCCGATGGGAAGAGTATCTGACATGGCAGTCGCGCGCGTTGTGCTCTGGCAGAATAGCGGGATATTGCCTGTATCGGCCGAAGTAGCCGATACATTAACGGCTGGGTTCAATTTCTAGGTGTGAATGATGGAAGAGCAGGGCACAGGTATCCGGGTCGAGGCGCTGTCGGCTGAATTCGAGGCGCAAGCCGCTGCGTGGGCCGAGCGCCTTGAGCTGCCGCTGCAGGACGATGCTGCCGGGTTCGCCGTGCAGGTGGGCGTTGATGGCTTGCAGATCCAGCAATTGGGCCCGCAGGCCCCGGGGCCGGTGCGGGTGGACTTTGTCGAAGGCCAGGCCGCGCACCGGCGCATGTTCGGTGGTGGCAACGGGCAGATGATCGCCAAGGCGGTGGGCATTGCCCAAGGCGTGCGTCCGCAGGTACTGGATGCCACTGCCGGGCTGGGCAAGGACGCGTTCGTGCTGGCCAGCCTGGGCTGCCAGATGACCCTGATCGAGCGCCAGCCGCTGATTGCCGCGCTGCTGGAGGACGGCCTGGCGCGGGCCCGTGCGGATGAAGAGGTGGGACCGATCGTGGGGCGCATGCGCCTGCTGACCGGCAACGCCATCGAGCGCATGCGCGCCTGGGAAGGCGAGGCGCCACAGGTGATCTACCTCGACCCGATGTTCCCGCACCGGGACAAGAGTGCGCTGGTGAAGAAGGAAATGCGTGTGTTCCGCCCGTTGGTCGGTGATGACCTGGATGCCCCGGCCCTGCTCGAAGCCGCCCTGGCGCTGGCCAGCCACCGGGTGGTGGTGAAGCGGCCGCGCAAGGCGCCGATCATCGACGGGCCGAAGCCGAGCCACAGCCTGGAGGGCAAGTCGAGCCGGTATGACATTTACCCGAAGAAAGCGTTGAGAGGCTGATCGCAACTGCGAGATCATCTTGTCAGTCTGGCCTCAATGCTAGTCCATGCGGATTTTTGCTACTTCCTTGTCGATGTAATTACCTGTGCATTTATCGAGTTGTTCCGAACGTGGCTCTCTTCTGGGCCACGTAGACGACGGCTGATCCCGCCTTTTGTAGAAATTAGAAGAGGTAGAGGCACCGTTGCTACTGTATTTTGCCTTAAGTTTTTCAAATCTTTCTGTTACATCTTCAAAGATTGCTGCCGCGTTGACGTATTGTGCTTTTCCATTGAATTCGTCACGCGTAAGGCTCGTTAAAATGGATTCTTGGGAAGTGGCGTTGAGGATTCTATTTTTACCTATTGTTCTTATTTCGGGGGATTGGGATATTGCCTCCTTCATCCCTTTAACTTTTTGGGCTGCAAAGTGTCGTGTAAGTATTTTGTATTCTCGGGATGTCAAACTGGGGTTGTTCTCGTACAGGCGAAGAATGATGTTTTTTGCGCGGTATCCTCCGGTCACGAATTTTAGTATCGAAAACATACCGCTAGGATCCGATCTGTTAATGGGATCATTGGTACAGTAAGCGTAAGCATTGATTCCCCCTTTTTCGAATGGGGACAAGCTATCTGCACTGTGAAAGCGCATCAGTCCCACGTTGAACAAGCGATGGCCATTACCGAGCAGGTAACCGATGGCTGAGGGTAGCCAGGTTTGCCCGGTAAAGCGGGACAGTACCTGGTAAGAGGCCGGTAAACTGTCATTGCCATAAGGGCTGTAGGCAATGGCCGTTTGGCTTCCTGCATGGGCGGTAACTGTCGACGCTTGGGCATCGGTGGCCAAAAGCTGTGTTGGCGTGGTTTGGTTGGTCGTTTCGCACAGATTCTGGTGGTTGGCGCTGACGACTGTGAAATGAGCACTGCCTGAGTGCACTGTCGAGAGTTTGCTGCCCTTGTAAAAAAGTTTGAGTGTTTGCATGGACATGGTCGCGTTCTATTGCGGACGAGTACATGAGAGTCTGTCAGGAGGGGGGCTGGTCAGATACTGGCAAAAATGTCAGGTAGTGCGCCGGTTGGGGCGCAGTAACTGGCATACGGGGTTCTACAAAGTGACCGCGTATGCCAGAAGGTGCTTTCAGGGTAGGTAAGCTCGCAAGAATACCCCCACCACCTCGCGCACATGCGCTTCTGCCTCGTCACCTTCCAGCGGCCCGGCACACCCCAGCAGCAACCGATAATCCGGCGCGCCCTTGACCAGGCAGAAGAAGTGTTCGGCAGCTCGCAGCGGGTTTTCGATGCGCAGCAGCCCGCGCTCATGCGCCCCGCGCAGCAAAGCTTCCATCCCCGCCAGCACGCGCTTGGGCCCGGCTTCGTAGAAGTACTCGCCAAAGCTCGGGTCGAGGCTGCCCTGGGCCATGATCAGGCGGCTCAGTTTGACCGCTTCATCGCTGCTGATCAGCGCCTGGAAACCACGGGCAATGGTCAGCAGTACCTCTTCTACCGGCACACCGTCGGGGTACTCGAACAGCAGGTCGGGCAACTGGATCTGGCAGGTTGCCATGACCGCCGAGCCGAAAAGCGTCTGCTTGTCGGTGAAGTGGCTGTATACGGTGAGCTTTGAAACACCTGCCGCCGCAGCGACCGCATCCATGCTGGTGTTGGCGTAACCGAGGCTGAGGAAAAGGGCTTTGGCTGCTTCGAGAATTGCCTCGCGTTTGGCCAGGTCCTTGGGCCGGCCCGGGCCGATGGGTGCGTCGTTGGACATTGTGGTCTGCATCTGGTTGGAGAAACACCATCTTAACGGTTCAGGCGCCATCCGGCTAAAGCCTGCGGGGAAAACCTGTGTGGCGGTAAATTGACGAGATAATTTTAACGTGTGTAACTTCGCGCCATTCGTCGATTAGTTGACTTTTCGTCGCATGCAGGAGTGCCCTCATGGGGGCGCCCGATGAGCCCAAGACATTGATTTTCAGGGGCGGGACGGGGTGAGCATGGCTCCCATCCACAGGGGGCTTGAGGTGCTGCCTGCCGGCGCGAGGGACTGGCAGCAGGCAAGGTTCGCCTAGACTCCACCGAAGGGTCTGTAGGAAAAGGCTTACAAGGGGAGGACATGGAACGTTTTTCATGGGAGACAGTAGGAGCAGCCTTGTGCTGCGAAGAGGCCGGTACAAGCAATAGAGAGGCTTTGTCAGTACCGGCCTCTTCGCAGCACAAGGCTGCTCCTACAGAACCTCGCCGAACCAATGAGTCATGTTTTGTTATATGAGCCGGCTTGCCGTCGATGGGCCGCAAAGCGGCTCCACTTCGCTTAACTGACTGGCATTGCGCTGCGAGGGTGGTTTCCAGGGCACCCTCGCAGGTTTCACGTACGCAGTGTTTCAGGCGCTGCCGTTGAAGATGTCGCTGTTGAAGATATCGACCCCGACCAGGGTGATGGTCGTCGTCTGCCCGCCGGATTCGGCAATGGAGATCCCGGTGATCGAGTTCATCAAGGAAACCGAGACCTGGCCTACGACGTCAAATTGCAGTTCAGTGCGACGCTGACGGACAAAGATGGCGACTCGGCGAGTAGCACGTTCGACGCCAACCTGTTCGCCAACGAATCGGGCAACGCACCGTTCGACTTCACCCTGGTTGGCACGACTGGCCAGCGCGATGCCTTCAACGTCGACCTGTCGACCGATCAGCTCCTCTACCAGGTCAGCGGGTTCGATGCTGGCGCGGGGCAACGAGACACGCTGGTGCCCAATGGTGATCCGAACGCCGTCGTCCAGTCGATCGACAACACTGGCGCAGACAGCATCTGTAGCGAGGCTTCGGTCGGGTCGGGTACCCCGAGTCCTATGCCTTCGGCAACCTGATCGGAACCGGAAGTATCCTGCCGCAATATGGGTTCTGGGACAGTACGATCGGCGCCGACGGCCTGGGGGCTACCGGTCTGGCCTTTGAGGTCGACGGCGGCCCCGTTCTCGACGAGTACGCGGTTGTGATCCTGTGTGGTGGTGTACTCGATCTTACGTCATTGACGACGGTCGGGTTCGCGGTGGTGAACATCAGGAACAGGTTCTGGCCGGAGGGGGCGTTGGCCAGGCTGAATAACAGGTCCTGACTGGTGCCGATGAACACCTTGTTCAGCAGATTGAGCGCGTCGTCGGAGTTGCTCGTGTCCGGATGCTTCAGCGGTTGGTATTCCACCGTCCAGATCTTGCCGCCGCTGACGGGCGATCCGGTTTCTTCGATATAGCCCGCGAAGATGATCGCGCCTGTTGGCCCGCCAGCCCGGCCCAGCACGATGTTGTTGTCTGCAACGAGGTCGTTTCGTCCAGCGTCACGCTCACACCTGTCGCGGTGATGATCGGCGCGCTGTCTGTGAACGAGGCCGTGGCCCTCACCACTGCCGGTTGTCGAGGCCTGACCACAGGCCTCTGTAATAGACCTCCACTATGGCGAAGCGCCATGAGCTGCGCATCGGCTGATACTCCTAGGCGGACTGGGAGTATCGGACTATACGGCCCTGGCGCCGGGAGCCCGAAGGCGCACGGTCACATGCCGTTCAACGCACGCCTGCCGTATTCGGCTGCAACCTCTTCCCGGCATCCGTTGCCTGACTTAATATACTCTCCAGTACAAATATTGAATGTGCCCTCCGCGAAAGGATTCATCATGTTGCGCCATGCCTTGTTCATTGCTCTGTCTGCCGCTGCCGCGCTGTTGCTGGCGGCGTGCGGCCAGGAAGCCGCTCCACCGGCTGCGCCACGCCCGGCGCTGGTGGTGCAGCCGCAGCCGGCCGAAGCCGCTGCCGACAGTTACCCCGGCGAAGTGCGTGCACGCTTCGAGCCGGAACTGGCTTTTCGCATAGGCGGCAAGGTCAGCAAGCGCCTGGTCGAGGAGGGGCAGCGGGTAAAGGCCGACCAGCCGCTGGCCGAACTGGACCCGCAGGATGTGCGCCTGCAACTGGAGGCCAACCGTGCCCAGCTGGCAGCCGCCGAGGCCAACCTGTCGCTGGTGCGCGCCGAGCGCGATCGCTACCAGAAGCTGCTGGACCGGCAAATGGTCAGCCATTCCCAGTTCGATAACGCCGAAAATCTCTACCGTGCCGGCCTGGCCCGGCTGAAACAGGCCAAGGCCGAGTTCGACGTGGCTGGTAACCAGGCTGAATATGCTGTGCTGCGCGCCCCGCAGGCCGGGGTGATCGCCAAGCGCCAGGTGGAAGTGGGCCAGGTGGTCGGCGCAGGGCAGACCGTGTTCACCCTGGCCGCAGATGGCGAGCGGGAAGTCGCCATCGGCCTGCCGGAGCAGCAGTTCGCCCGCTTTGCCGTGGGCCAGCCGGTGAGCGTGGAGCTATGGTCGCACCCGCAGGAGCGCTTCCAGGGGCGTATCCGCGAGCTGTCACCGGCTGCCGACCCACGTTCGCGCACTTTCGCTGCCCGTATTGCCTTTACCTCGGCCGCCACCCCGGCGGAGCTGGGCCAGAGCGCCCGGGTGTTCATCGCCCACGAAGGGCTGATCCCGCTGGCGGTGCCCCTGTCGGCAGTCACAGCGGAAAACGGCCAGGCCTACGTCTGGCGGGTCAACAAGGACAGCCGCCTGGAGCGGGCAGTGGTGCGCCTGGGGCCCTACGGCGCCGACAGCGTACCCGTGCTCGAAGGCCTCGCCCCCGGCGACTGGGTTGTCGCCGCGGGTGGCCATGTATTGCGCGAGGGCCAGGAGATACGCCCCGTGGACCGTACCAACCGCGTAGTGAACCTGACGGCCAAGGAGTAAGTCCCGATGGGTTTCAACCTTTCTGCCTGGGCGCTGCGCAACCGCCAGATCGTCCTGTTCCTGATGATCCTGCTGGCGGCCATTGGCGCCATGTCCTACACCAAGCTCGGCCAGAGTGAGGACCCGCCGTTCACCTTCAAGGCCATGGTCATTCGTACCCTGTGGCCCGGTGCCACCGCTGAGGAAGTGTCGCGTCAGGTCACCGAGCGCATCGAAAAAAAGCTGATGGAAACCGGCGAGTACGAGCGGATCGTCTCGTTCTCCCGCCCGGGCGAATCGCAGGTCACCTTCATGGCCCGCGACTCGCTGCATTCCAAGGACATCCCCGAGCTGTGGTACCAGATCCGCAAGAAGGTCGCGGACATCCGCCACACCTTGCCGCCGGAGATCCAGGGCCCGTTCTTCAATGACGAGTTCGGCACCACCTTCGGCAATATCTATGCACTGACCGGTGAGGGCTTCGACTACGCGGTGCTCAAGGACTATGCCGACCGTATCCAGATCCAGTTGCAGCGGGTCAAGGACGTGGGCAAGGTCGAGCTGATCGGGCTGCAGGACGAGAAAATCTGGATCGAGCTATCCAACGTCAAGCTGGCCACCCTCGGCGTGCCGCTGGAGGCCGTGCAGCAGGCCCTGCAGGAGCAGAATGCGGTCAGCACCGCCGGTTTCTTCGAAACGCCCAGCGAGCGCCTGCAACTGCGGGTGAGCGGGCGCTTCGACAGCGTCGAGCAGATCCGCCAGTTCCCCATCCGCATAGCTGAACGCACCTTCCGTATCGGCGATGTGGCCGAGGTGCACCGCGGCTTCAACGACCCGCCCGCACCGCGCATGCGTTTCATGGGCGAGGATGCCATTGGCCTGGCGGTTTCGATGAAGGACGGCGGCGACATCCTGGTGCTGGGCAAGGCATTGGAAAGCGAGTTCGAGCGCCTGGCACGCAGCCTGCCGGCCGGCATGGAACTGCGCAAGGTCTCGGACCAGCCGGCGGCGGTCAAGGCCGGCGTGGGCGAGTTTGTCCAGGTGCTGGTCGAGGCGTTGGTCATCGTGCTGCTGGTGAGTTTCTTCTCGTTGGGCCTGCGCACGGGGCTGGTGGTGGCGCTGGCCATCCCGTTGGTGCTGGCCATGACCTTCGCCGCCATGCACTACTTCGGTATCGGCCTGCACAAGATCTCCCTCGGCGCGCTGGTGCTGGCCT of the Pseudomonas asiatica genome contains:
- the adk gene encoding adenylate kinase encodes the protein MRVILLGAPGAGKGTQAKFITEKFGIPQISTGDMLRAAVKAGTPLGLELKKVMDAGQLVSDELIISLVKERIAQPDCAKGCLFDGFPRTIPQAEAMVAAGVDIDAVVEIAVDDEEIVGRMAGRRVHLASGRTYHIQYNPPKVEGKDDETGEDLIQRDDDKEETVRHRLSVYHSQTKPLVDFYQKLSAANAGKPKYSHIEGVGSVEAITAKVLAALS
- a CDS encoding DUF72 domain-containing protein, with translation MSPSPLPYFLGCPSWSENAWRDYLYPADANSGEMLGYYSQVFNAVEGNTTFYARPAPGTIARWAQIMPEHFRFTAKFPRDISHEGDLRDQLEPASDFTRLMAPLGQRVAPYWLQLPAQFSPARLGELCHFLDEVGVPVAVEVRNQAFFAKGEEERLLNRLLHERGVERICLDPRALFSCTSREPAVLHAQAKKPKVPPRPAAFTQHPQVRFIGHPQLEANEAFLTPWVDKVAAWIEEGRNPYIFLHTSDNRLAAALAQRFHQRLMQRLPGLAALPELPRTPAVEQLGLL
- a CDS encoding RHS repeat-associated core domain-containing protein; translation: MSMQTLKLFYKGSKLSTVHSGSAHFTVVSANHQNLCETTNQTTPTQLLATDAQASTVTAHAGSQTAIAYSPYGNDSLPASYQVLSRFTGQTWLPSAIGYLLGNGHRLFNVGLMRFHSADSLSPFEKGGINAYAYCTNDPINRSDPSGMFSILKFVTGGYRAKNIILRLYENNPSLTSREYKILTRHFAAQKVKGMKEAISQSPEIRTIGKNRILNATSQESILTSLTRDEFNGKAQYVNAAAIFEDVTERFEKLKAKYSSNGASTSSNFYKRRDQPSSTWPRREPRSEQLDKCTGNYIDKEVAKIRMD
- a CDS encoding isocitrate lyase/PEP mutase family protein, whose amino-acid sequence is MDVQTLRAEAFKALHERDSAFVIPNPWDAGSAKLLASLGFEALATTSAGLAFSLGRPDAEGALSLDDTLDNAGEIVDATPLPVAADLENGFGDLPEDCAQTILRAAEAGLVGGSIEDASGRSEAPIYDSGLAVERIRAAVQAARSLSFPFTLCARAENLLHGRMDLDDTILRLQAYAEAGADVLYAPGLRTVEEIRAVVQALAPRPVNVLMGMAGVPLSVNQLQDLGVRRISVGSSLARAALGAFHRAALEIRDEGTFGYGEQALPFAKLNDLFRR
- the tsaB gene encoding tRNA (adenosine(37)-N6)-threonylcarbamoyltransferase complex dimerization subunit type 1 TsaB, with product MTTLLALDTATEACSVALLHDGKVTSHYEVIPRMHAQKLLPMIKQLLAESGVALNALDAIAFGRGPGAFTGVRIAIGVVQGLAFALERPVLPVSNLAALAQGALREHGVQQVAAAIDARMDEVYWGCYQAAEGEMRLVGQEAVLPPEQVALPVGSAGEWFGAGTGWGYAERLAVQVAASNASALPNALDILSLASFAWARGEAIVAEQAQPVYLRDNVATPKKR
- a CDS encoding extensin-like domain-containing protein; amino-acid sequence: MRAVLALLASLSLLAGLAWHLGWRLPAAWNPWAPLDVRQPPNLLTPYKLSRLRDDPTLCRLALQTSQLRYRAQADSSATANCPLRNVWRIDGGQARLGGSFLASCPLAVAYALFENHGLQPVAQRVLGQPVVQIDHLGSFACRNVYHRKQGRLSQHATADALDISGFRLRDGQRIVLARDWQAGGQKAEFLRQVQRAACDSFSTVLGPDYNAAHHNHFHMDMGRWQICR
- a CDS encoding TetR/AcrR family transcriptional regulator produces the protein MQTTMSNDAPIGPGRPKDLAKREAILEAAKALFLSLGYANTSMDAVAAAAGVSKLTVYSHFTDKQTLFGSAVMATCQIQLPDLLFEYPDGVPVEEVLLTIARGFQALISSDEAVKLSRLIMAQGSLDPSFGEYFYEAGPKRVLAGMEALLRGAHERGLLRIENPLRAAEHFFCLVKGAPDYRLLLGCAGPLEGDEAEAHVREVVGVFLRAYLP
- a CDS encoding class I SAM-dependent methyltransferase produces the protein MEEQGTGIRVEALSAEFEAQAAAWAERLELPLQDDAAGFAVQVGVDGLQIQQLGPQAPGPVRVDFVEGQAAHRRMFGGGNGQMIAKAVGIAQGVRPQVLDATAGLGKDAFVLASLGCQMTLIERQPLIAALLEDGLARARADEEVGPIVGRMRLLTGNAIERMRAWEGEAPQVIYLDPMFPHRDKSALVKKEMRVFRPLVGDDLDAPALLEAALALASHRVVVKRPRKAPIIDGPKPSHSLEGKSSRYDIYPKKALRG